The genomic interval CACTTCAACTCGTACGATATACACTAATGTACCGACTTGCAGAGACTCAAGGGACTTGTCACTGATTtcaagttgaaaatatttttttgcaaaatttgtttaaattgagtAATTGTACATTCTTTATGACCAAACACCCAATGGCTGTGAGATTCTAATTTGAACCCAAGCCTTAAGGTCGTTCAATTTACAATAGCAATActaaatattttctgaaacttCTCGGCAAAATAgagcattttctgtcacattttttatacaagtgtagttatgaacagaacagaacataacagaacagaaccaTTTATTAGACTTATACAATAGTACGTCATGACTTAACATGTATAGTTATATTTTCATGTCACGTAtctaacataaaataaactgatgaattatattattaaaatgaaagtcCAAAGCAATAACATGTTGTCTTTGACTTGTTCTCATTGGCCGTgagaaataatatcaaaaccaCTTTACTAAGTTACTAAGTTCTATTATCAACAATACAAGTCGTATTAAAACTTGAGATGTTTTATCCTTTCACAAGCATTTGGTTCCCTCTTCACATGGTATGAATTCTTTTGATGTCTGAccctataaaacatgaacaagtcCCTTTAGAGTTTACTGAATCAAAGAACGGGTATgatcattaaagatgcactcttactcccaaataagatgtaccgcaattaatacaattgtttacatATACTAAAAggtataaataaatgtcataaacaaTGGTTTCAAAAAAAGGAGCAAAAGTTAATGAACATCAACCtatacattaaatatcaaacataatgTAGTACCTGTATGAAactcaaaaatatgaaataaacaatgaaatatgaaaacatgaaataatcaataaataaatgagaCAATCGATGAAAGCATGAAATAATCTgtgaaagaatgaatgaatgaatgaaatagcaattgaaaatatgaaataatgaatgaaatatgaaattgttttgattaacatttttcaaagaCAAGATATTAATATCATACATGCCACATTACATACATGAAATCAACACAACCTATAATCACAATACTCATGTACACATtcaaaaacattacaaaaaagaacaatatgaaatcaaaacaaaagaacacaaaacatcccagaatatatatttataaactagtaacaaacaaattaatattaacttaaaaCCAACCAAACAATTTTGAACAAACTTAAGTATAATCCATACCCAAATTGGAGAAATATTAAAGCCAACAAGATCTCTTATTACAGTTCAATGCTTTTAACACTGGCCagtcaaatatttcaaacactCAACTTTGTTAATTGGTGTATGTGACTGAAATGATTCAAGCTAAGCACTCATATTATGTTTTAGGTATAAAAAGTGtaatataataactttaaagaGTTTGATTTCGGACTTATAATTCAGACTAACCTGTTAAACAGTATTGtctgtttttttgaaaaatcaagttttaaagtatgaaaataaagtaaattaaataagacAGTAAGCATAAtacaattaagtattttttgagaaattgggccCTAGTTACAACAATAAACAGTAAACTTGAAGttgtttacaaattaaacaaaacttatttatatgGTTGCTCTCGCTGTCCCTCCTTGAATCTGTCATACACAAACTTACGTAACCTTATGTAATAAACTCTCTTTCAAAGTGtatattactattatcaatgtCTCTTTAATAATCTATGATCCATTAATCTGTACTCAAGTATTTGCTTACACTATTTGAATGGATAATTGCATAAgaatcaaaaagaaaaaaatatatttgcttgtGCATGATTTAAATACCAAACTTAAGAGTGCACTCAATAAAGCAgcattattaatatttacatgacCATTATCTTTTAATAATGGCCTTTAAATGTATTGAACACAAGTGTGTCACAGCATGTGTCAGATGTTTTACGGATTTTCTTTTTTGGGAGAATgctattgcattttttttgcaacagcctttgaaacaaacaaaaaacagatacactgatttaaaacaagtttgtcTGAAAAGGAAATCAAGGGGAATATTTTGACAATACTTTAGTCAGTGACTGGATTCAATTAAACACGTGTTTCTGTGTGAGAATCTTGTATAATAAACACATCCTTTCCAAATACTTTTTACAGtatcaaatgaaacaaagagTGCCACAGAGCAAACACAACTGCTTGTCTggtatttttaagttaaaaaagggGGCAAAACTCAATAATGCTTACATTCAGAGTGATGGGCCTTCCTGTATATGCGTGTAAGTGTCTCTGGCAGCGAGTGTAccagtttcatttgaatatctagTACCTGGTACATAACAAgcgctgtcacagagacagcacgctcgactattccgccacttttcagtgtaagggttgaaaagttttggcaaaacatgcatggatcagctgttagattagatttcaatgcaatacatgatgtgctgagatattaacataaatgaggttacatgcaaaattttaaccagaatttttaagtgtaataataaagggccattatttgcaaaatacagttatctaacttggttattcaattaggttgggtggttgaataccattgaataaagtctcaatgcaaaacatcaagtagttgctgagatattatcctatgtgtgctaacatgcaagaccttaaccagaatttctaagtcgcataataaaggggcaaaatttacataatatgaaagatagagttatcttacttcattaaaaaagaaggttaaatggttgggagcctgtatgtaaagtttcaatgcaatacatgatgtattcgccgaggtattgacttaaaagtggtaacatgcaaaaacgtaaccagaatttctaagtctaataataaagtgcaattattttgcattaaatgcaaactagagttatctaacttgattaatttagtaggttggatggtttagtaccattgtataaagtctcaatgcaatacctcaagtagttgctgtaatattaacctatgtgtgcttacacacaaaaccttaaccagaatttctaagtcgaataataaagggcaattatttgcattaaatgcaaactagagttatctaacttggttgattaagtaggttggatggttgagtaccattgtatcgagactaaatgcaatacctcaagtagttgctgagatattaacctatgtgtgcttgcatgcaaaaccttaaccagaatttctaagtcaaataataaaggcctattatttgcattaaatgcaaactatagttatctaacttggttaataaggtaggttggatggttgagtaacattgtatcaagtctcaatgcaatacctcaagtagttgctgagatattaacctatgtgtgcttgcacgcaaaaccttaatcagaatttctaagtcaaataataaaagcctattatttgcataaatgcaaactagagttatctaacttggttaattaagtaggttggatggttgagtgccattgtataaagtcccaatgcaatacctcaagtagttgctgagatatttacctatgtgtgcttgcatgcaaaaccttaaccaaggtgtgacgccgacgccgacgcttgggtgagtagtatagctctccttattcttcgaatagtcgagctaaaaaattAGCGTATGAAAGTTGAGATTTTTTTGAGAAAGTTTGTCTGAATGCCTTTTTTTACACTTCAAATCATTGCTATTTAATCTGAGACAACGCATGTTTACCCATCTTGCCAGTTATAGAAACTGATAGCAAATCTATATTCTCATAACAAGAAGAAATTAACattcatgaaaacaaattgCCTGTTGTGAATAAATAACTAGGTTCAGgcttaaaaattatatatacatatgtatctGTTGGGAAACAAGAAACCATTTTTTGCTACACCCAGTACATGGCTCAATCAATTATAGTGAGTACTTAAGTTGTAGGAACAAACTTTACAAAATGTCACAACTAGTCACAGCTACGTATTAACTATCAAAAGTAGAAGTGAAGTACTCCGGATCAATTTACACAAATTAGGCCCAATTTGGAATCATTTTACCACGTGTATTAGGTTACTCTGTTACTACAAATGAGTAAAACTtctgtttatataaacatatatatcattCATGTTGTCAACAAACACTACCACTAATGCCTTATTGTTAGAATGGCAACTACAGCATGGATATGTCAGGATTGTGAAATGGTCTTATCAAagtcatatatatgtatatctatgAATAATATTATGTTCGTTGGTTGATCTGTGGGGTTGTTACTTAAGCCAAATTTCATATCACTCGAGACCGAGAGTTGAGCGCCATGAAACTTGACGCAAGCAACGAGAAGTGATAAGACTCCCACAGATCAACtggaaatatatattgttttattctgaATCTTTAAACCACAATAACTTGTCtttaaaatcacatttcaaCTTGACAATCAACTTCCCATTTCTTTTGAGAAGTTCTATTGAGGAAGGTCTTTCTGGTGTCCATATTGTATGATGAAATCTTAAAAGGAAATTGAACAGCCTCAGGTATGAAAAGAATATCAATATTTCACATCAAGAATAAGAATGAATGCAATGATTTAGTATCAGTTTTCATGATCATTTAAGGAGTTGGTATAGATCTAAGAATAACAGCTGTGTTCTAAGTCCCCCCTCCAGACATTTAAGGACTCggtaatatacaagtacatttaaataacatttcaaaacatttcatccaaaacaataacataactggCAACTGTAAAATGCTAACATAACACAATGGGGCTCTACAATACATGTGATGGGGGAGAATAagccaataaaacaacaagtgCCACCTACATAAAGGACAATCTGAAATGTCAACATCCATATCAAAGTCAAGATTTAATCTCTTACATTAAATGTTACAATTCTTTTGttagctggggggggggggggcgtgaaAGCTCCCCTGCAAATATTATAAATCACAGTAGGGTGCCCTTAAAAGCATTTTCAACAATATCACTGGAAAAACTACCTGaacaatctaaaaaaaaaaaattgttaagaTTTGCCTTTTTTCTTACGTGAAGCATATATAACCCTTAACCCTTAagatttaaatgcattgtttggCTTTTGAAAAACATGTGCAGGTCAGGCCTTAACTGCCTTAATGGAGCTATGATCTTCGCATCAAAGGAAAAGTTCACAATTTTTTGAAAAGATAGATTTAACAGTTCATATATCCAACAAATATAGTATAGCTGAGTAACAGGACTTGTCCACATGTCCACATATAACCATTTATAAAGCGTTTGGATGgtttcaaattgattttttaccCCCACACCCTTACATCCAGGCTTctacaatacctcaactttaatacaacaacaacagaatgtCTTTCACTTATAGACATTTTGTTAATACAAGTTAGCAGTCAACACTATGAATACAATGCATGAACACATTTACATGTAGAAATTGTTCCAAAGTTGAATGTACagtataacaaacaaatgtttcagGGTCTAAAGTTGAATTTCATCACCGCTTAAAGGCACTGGCAAAAAGTCACAAGTTCACACCTTTGCTGCTGTCTGACCTTAGGTTTTTTCTAAACTTGACTCATGGTTTTTGTGTTGGTAATGCCTTTATGGATATTATTATTACTCTCATTAATCATAGAATGGTAAAACCCGGTTTCCTCGTCACTTCTAAACCCGGGTTCATCATCACTTCTTAAATCTGATATATTTCGATTATCAAATGGCTTGTTTTTATACATAGTCCATAAAATCTTGATCAAccctaataaaataaattctgtTGAATTTTTACCAACCATGCGAAGTAGGAAACAACCGTCATCACGTAGATAAACATTCGCAAATCGTCGTGACAGTTTCTTGTCGAATCCAGTTTGAATCAGATTTGAAATTTCCAGATACTTTTTCACAAACATCTCTCTTCTATGagcaaataacaaataaaacagcCATGTTGCTAAATTATAGAAGGATAAAATGGCCACCAAAAATAACCAAAACCATATGACTGCAAAAATTTTCtcattaaataagtttatagGTAACACACACTGAGCAGTGAATGGCTGTACATTCTGTAGTTGACGAATTTTGAAATTGCACAACGTGTAACGCGGAAATCGTGGTGTTTCCTTCCATTCCCCATGGTCgtgaaaatgttcaagaatCTCAAAACCGTATCTTCCGAAATCCATTCCAAGAAATGCGTCCAGGAAATAAAACTGCAGCACACAATTGAGGCAATACAGCATCTTCGTAAATAGATAGAACCCACATAGGTAACATCCCTCACGTTTAGCGCAGCACCAAACAAACACGTTCGAAATTCTAGAACGCACTTTAACCACTATATTCCTATGATAATTTCGGTTCTCCCGTAACCAACAGTCAATATGGCGTGCGATCATCCGCAAACTTTCGTCCCGGTCTTCAGGCTTTCCATTCAGATGAATTTTATCAGTTATCTCACAAAGTTTTGCAAGGTTAATGCCTGATTTAGTGTTCATCAGATGCCAAATGATGTTTGGAACTTTGAAACAGAACGCCATGAATAGTAATATGATGGGAACCCACTGGTAATAGTTGATTTCAGCCTGCTGATGTAGGGTGTTGTCTTTTGGGATGGGCGTGTCTATTGGGATGTAGTATGTGTTGGAAATCCAGCAGTAGTATCTAATGTACGTCCCGTATGGCCCTGGAACAAGACAATGCAAtatatatagcccggaattgacttaactgggttttcccatgccggtacaaataaaaggtgaatatcgagctattgaaattcatgtaacagtccaatgactctattgtctccgaagtaacgtgtgtatataacaacggtttaattttgtttgtaccggaggattaggctGGGAAAACCCGAATaactataattccgggcttaaactattttaacaacatatatgACATTCTTGTCCATTGAAAAAGTACTTGAACTTATTTGTGTACAATTTATGATGCTGAAATGTTTATCTCACTTTAAAGCGAATAGGGCCAGGACCCTTAGAATGGTGAAAATAATTGTGACTTTACCAtagtatattttaaacaaggtaACTAAGCAAAGCTCCCTATTATATAAGATCCTGTGTATGAAGAATGTTTTAAAGGAATAAGACTGCATTTAAACACGTCTGTAATAGTCCATAAGAGTTGGGGCCATTACCTTAAGGTTTGTGAATTTGGGGTTCAACAATGGAAAAAATGACACTTGCTGGGTTTGTAAATGCGATTTGCAAGTGTAACCAGGTATTGAATACATAGTGGCACATAGTGGCACTCATTCTGTCACAGGATTGAGTATTGAGCTAACTTCTAAATCAAAGTGGAAAAGTGTCCACCTGCATAACCAGGGGTTGCAGGTTCAACCCCTACCAgatgaacaaaacaaatttgtgtAGATTGTCacacaaattatttcaatagcTTGAATGAGCACATCTTAGTAGAACTCACCCATGTACTCTGCTGGACTCCAGCAATGTATCGGATCACCAACGTATTGTGCCGAACTCACAACCACTGCAAACACAAGCAGAAGGCACACGGTCCATAAATGATTGGCTCGGTCGATCCAGTCATCGTCTGTGGAGCCTGTCAGCCTGTTCCAGCCTATACCTCCTAGTATGGAAATCCTACAAAATACAAATGCTACAATATTTGCAGTGCTGGTGGATGCAAAAAGCCTTTCAGTTGTATGTACATCAATGTAGAGGCATATATGTATAATGTAACTAAACaagcataaaatatttcaaaaactaaaGCAAGAGTCATATGGGCTGTGTTAGACATATATATGCGAATCATCACTGGTTATAGTCTTGTACAAAGTTAAGAGAATGTCTTGAACCTAACCCAGAATAGTGGTAATTTCAGGATACCTCACTAGCGAGTTAAATGGGGGAGGGAATGAGAAAATGCACCATTTAGATTAAAATTAGCCAAACGTTTCTGCCAACCCACTTACCAAGTGTAGAGCATACACTTTAGATCCCTAGAATGGGGGCCTTCTTCGATGTCAAATCCTGGAACCACTCATGTTTTCCTAACATTTTAAGGAACAAGATCAgccaaaattgaatgttttctAACAGGTCAATAATTGATTGAGAGGCCACAGGactaatatatattatgtttatccAAATGTTCAACTGGATGATATATATGGGATCACTAGCACATTCTGGGACCCCTCCCCCCCTCAacctaaaataaaaatcatccaagttaactttttgtttcaatataggagaaaagaGTAGTAAAacacgcccaaaatgcaccatttcagactgTGACTTGTAAACTTTTCTTGAGGGAGTACCCTCAAACCATCCTGCCAACACTTTTAAGTTACTTTATTTAattgctatatatataaatgcatccAAATATAGAAGTTGCCCCTGTGGGCAAATGTTTCCATTGTTGGTCAAATAAAACTGAGACTCCCAGTATAAAAGCAGCAAAGAATGAGCTTCACATAAGATATGATCTGTAAAGCATGACAAAAATCATCACATTCATGGAAataatgcaccaatcaattggaaccatggccccccaggtccgggggtataccggggatagccaggaAAATGGGTCGTGCTTTTACGTTCCAGgttgccccgcagtgccgaatgaatgtggtggttttgtcttcgcatcAAAAATAGccgggaatgggcctaacctagggtccctgaGCTGGgagggcatttggcagggattttaccagcagtgtgttcACCCAGGTcagggattttacctgggattggctagaccgaaagtctAAGTCCCCGCTagtccccggaccttggggtggggggggggtgcgtggctacaattgactgaccagtgcataatatttattgacatataaatattgtataaatatttacgtacttgaaattaaaattgacttGACATGATTAAGTTTTTACAATAAGCTTAATCCATGACCTAGTTATTGTAATAACACAAAAAATTGACTTcttcacatttttatattaaatgattaatttgtGGATGGACAGATGAACAAAGTCTTCAAATTgttcaatcattataaaaacacatgAATAGTCGATaatcacattttatttacaaacttcCGAGTCAATGTGATTGGACGGGCTGTTCTAGGAACTGTCAGCGCAATGTTTACATTGTCTATTTTGACCTTGATGCATCTATCCGATAAAAGTAGAATAAATGGAATTTAAATCATCTCGataaactgataaaactttCAGTCACTCACATTTCCTGTGTCTACTTCCGTTAGTACCTTCGTAATTGCGCGGGTAACTGCACGTTATTTTAAATTAGACGAGTCGCATCACAGACGCATCGTCCCAACCTATTGcggttttgatttttttttcagaaagtgTACATGTCGGCCTAATATCTTATGGCATAGGTGTAACTaatataaatttgttaatttacatACGACGCAAGCATTTagtattattttagaaacacATATGATAATCTACTTCCATACTAAATCAATTGAAGGAGGCACTAGCGGGAtaaattgggggggggggggaggtagTGCACCCGGCACCCGCACCCATATAatctttttaatttcttttccaaaaacgctaaaaaagagaaataaaatacgctcaaaatgcaccattttagacttaattttgtttaaaagataattgaagcgtatttcagaaagcaatcgatcacCAATAAGAACATATCAATATTCACATTCACAAATATACATAAGTTGTatgtaaattataaatcattgtcCGTAATGACCTCAAATATGGCATGTTATAGATTTTGTTCTAAAACAAACTGTGAGTAATGTATAGTTCATGGTTCGTAATGTCCCGAAATACGgcacattttaaagtaaaaacaaactgtgagttaaattatatatcattgtctgcaaatatggtatgttataaagtcaaaacaaactATGAGTACAATTATAtatcatggtccgtaatgtccctaaatatAAGTCATGGTCTGTAAGTTTCTCAAGATgatccgtaatgtccctaaatatAATCCGTTATGTGCCCAAATCTGGTCCgttatgtctggtccgtaatgtccttggtccgtaat from Mya arenaria isolate MELC-2E11 chromosome 7, ASM2691426v1 carries:
- the LOC128241421 gene encoding innexin unc-9-like produces the protein MISILGGIGWNRLTGSTDDDWIDRANHLWTVCLLLVFAVVVSSAQYVGDPIHCWSPAEYMGPYGTYIRYYCWISNTYYIPIDTPIPKDNTLHQQAEINYYQWVPIILLFMAFCFKVPNIIWHLMNTKSGINLAKLCEITDKIHLNGKPEDRDESLRMIARHIDCWLRENRNYHRNIVVKVRSRISNVFVWCCAKREGCYLCGFYLFTKMLYCLNCVLQFYFLDAFLGMDFGRYGFEILEHFHDHGEWKETPRFPRYTLCNFKIRQLQNVQPFTAQCVLPINLFNEKIFAVIWFWLFLVAILSFYNLATWLFYLLFAHRREMFVKKYLEISNLIQTGFDKKLSRRFANVYLRDDGCFLLRMVGKNSTEFILLGLIKILWTMYKNKPFDNRNISDLRSDDEPGFRSDEETGFYHSMINESNNNIHKGITNTKTMSQV